The genomic segment ACCTAGGAGGTTGATAAATGAATTAATGGATTCAGGTAAGGTTTTCCTCCACGCAACAATAAATGAACACTGGGGCATAGCGGTGGCTGAGGCTATGGCAAGGGGATTACCTACAGTTGTCCATAAGTCAGGGGGTACTTGGAGTGACTTAATTGAGAATGGTGTGAGGGGGCTAGGGTACAGTGATGTTGATGAAGCCATTAACGCAGTGGCGAAACTAATCACTGACGGTAAGGCTTGGAGCCACTACTCATCGGCATCAGTAAGTAAGGCTAAGGATATGACTCTGCAGGCCTTCATGAGTAAGTTCAGTGAAATACTCAGGAAGGAGGACTTAATTTAAGGAGGGTAGTGTCGTTTACGGAATCAACCCAAGTATACTCATGCCACAGGGACAGTAAGGCTTATTAACTTACCTAAGCCTAAGCAATGAAAGCCCCAGCCCCTTCCTAAAGGCGGCCTTCCATGCGGGTCATGGTGCGTTGTTTTTCAGGGAACGCTTTTTAAATCCCCAGCATTACCTTAAGATTGAATTGGGATGCGTGATAATAAGGGTGATGGCGGCAGTGGGGAACCACTGGTGCTTTACCACGGCATGTGCCCCAACTGCGGTGGCCCAGTTACCTCGGATAGGCTTAGGGATGGTTTACCATGCCATGTTTGCCTACCTGAAGGTTCAAGATTAAGGGCAGCATCATTAAGAGTAGTGTTAAGTGAACTTAATAGAGAAGGTAGATTAGTTAGGCTTAGGGATATCTTCAACTACTTAATGAAGTATGATGAATTCAGTGAATTATTCAGAAAAGCCACTGGAACCTCAATGTGGGGTGCTCAGAGGTTTTGGGCTAAGAGACTTATCAAGGGTAAGAGCTTCGCCATAATTGCACCCACGGGTAGCGGTAAGACCACCTTCGGTTTAGTTGCCTCAATATACGTAGCCAGTAAGGGGGGTAGGGTTCTCATGGTATTCCCAACTTCAACACTGGCTTACCAAGTGTATAAGAGGGCTTTAACCTACAGGGATTCCGCAGCCGTTAACATTAAGGTAATAACCTATAATGGCCTACTCAGCGAGAAGGATAAGAGTGAGGTGCTTAATGCCATTAAGGCAGGCGACTTCAATATACTTATCGTAACTAACGCCTTCCTACCAAAGGGCATGGAGATTCTAAGCAAGTACAGGTTTGACCTTGTTTTCGTTGATGACGTTGACAGCGTCATGAAGGCTTCAAGCAGGAATATTGAGAGACTACTTCAGTTACTCGGTGTGCCGAGGGAAGCCATTGATAAGGCGCTTGAGATTGCGAAGATAAGTGACTTTAAGGAGAGGGAGGGTAAGGTGAGTGAATTAAGGAGGATCCTTGAGGGTAGGAGGATTGGTTCATTAATAGTAAGCGGCATGTTAACCAGAACCAGGAGGACGGCTAGGGCTGCATTATTCAGGGAGATACTGGGATTCGATGTTGGTGGTAGGGCTGAGGGGCTTAGGAATGTGGTTGACCTATACATTAAGCCTAAGGGTGACCTTAAGGTAATTATCCTGGATTTAATTAGGAGGCTTGGTGATGGTGGAATAATATACGTACCCACTGACTTAGGCAGGGAATTCGCCGAGGAGTTGAGTAAGTTCCTTAATGATAATGGTATTAACGCTGGGCTTTACCTAAAGCCTAAGAGGAAGTTGATTGAGGGCTTTGAGGATGGTTCAATACCGGTGCTAATAGGGTTAGCCACATCTAGATCAGCGTTAGTTAGGGGCATTGACCTACCCCATAGGATAAGGTACGTGGTGTTCGCCGGTGTACCTAAGATAAGGTTCAGGTTATCGCTTAAGGAGTTTAACCCAGGCCGTTACATAATGCTCCTCTCCTCACTTAGGGTTATTGCACCAAGTGAATACAAGACTAGGATTGATAAGACTGTTTCAAGCTTAAGGAACATAATGAATTTAAGCCAGGACAGGATTAATAAGATTATTGAAGCTATTGAGAGAGGTGAGAGTCTTCAGGGCTTCGATAAATATGCCTCAGAAGTCATTAGTAACGCCATTAAGCTTGCCCAGGACTTGCTGAATAGGGATGATGTGAGGGAAGCCATGAGTAAGTCAATTGTTAATATTCAACGCATGGGTGACGATATCTATGTTATTCTACCAGACTCACCAGCCTACATACAGGGTAGCGGTAGGACATCTAGAATGTACCTAGGCGGCATTACCCACGGTCTCTCAGTGCTTATTGTTGATAATGAGGCTGTCTTCAATAGTTTAAGCAGGGACTTAAGGTATAGGCTGGTGGACTTCCAGTTCATAAATTATGAGGAGTTTAATGTTGATGCCTTACTTAAAACCATTAATGAGGAGAGGGAATTAATAAGGCAAATAATGACTGGTAATGTACCGCAGAGCATAAGTCAAGTTGATCCACTTAAGTCAGTTCTAGTGATTGTTGAATCACCTACTAAGGCTAGGACAATAGCGAACTTCTTCGGTAAACCAAGCACAAGGGTGCTCGGTAGTTTAATAGTGTATGAGGTCACTTCAGGTAATCTACTATTAAATATAATAGCCACTAAGGGTCATGTGGTTGAGTTAGCCACCGAGCAGTATGCGCAGTCAGTTAGTAGTGATGTGGATTACGTGACTAAGTTCATATCAAGTGTAACCAGGAATTATTACTCAGTGTTGAAAATAGATGGTAACTTCATCCCAATATACTCAACAATAAAGCGTTGCCCAACCTGTGGTAGATCATTCACTGATGATGTGAGTAAGTGCCCCTTCGATGGTACGCCACTAGTGGATAGTAGTGGGGTTATTGAGATGCTTAGGGACCTGGCCACTGAGGTTGACCTAGTCCTAGTGGGTACTGATCCCGACTCAGAGGGTGAGAAGATAGCCTGGGACGTATTCAACATGCTTAGGCCCTTCGTGCAGGATATTAGGAGGATAGAGTTCCATGAAGTGACTAAGAGGGCTATATTGAATGCGTTAGCTAATCCAAGGGGGGTAAACGGTAATATGGTTAAGGCTCAATTGGTTAGGCGTATTGAGGATAGGTGGATTGGCTTTGGTTTAAGCTCATACCTACAGAGGGCGTTTAATGATAGAAACATGTCAGCCGGTAGGGTTCAGACACCTGTGCTTAAGTGGATTATTGAGAGGTATATTGAGTATAGGAGGAATAGGGTGATTAGGTTAATTGTTAGGAAGAGGATTAGTGATGGTAAGGTTCTTGAGGTTTCCTTTGATAAGGTTACTAATGGTGATGAAACAGCCAGGGTTAGGCATGACTTAAGGGATGTGGCTAAGGATAAGAAGGGGCTTAGAATAATAATAACTAAGCTCAGTGAATCAGAGGAGGAGGTTAACCCGCCACCACCCTTCACCACAGACTCAATGCTCACTGAGGCTACTGCTAGACTTAGAGCCGGTACAGAGGAGGTTATGAGGCTTGCACAGGAGTTGTTTGAAATGGGTTTAATAACATACCATAGGACTGATAGCACAAGGGTTTCAGCGGTGGGTATTAGTGTGGCTAAGGAATACTTAACCAACAGGTTCGGTGAAGGTGTCTTCACGGCTAGGGAATGGGGTATGGGCGAGGAGGGTGCCCATGAGTGTATTAGGCCAACTAGACCCATTGACTCCGAGGAGCTTAGAAGCCTAATTGATAGTGGCGTGCTTAAATTAAAGTTAACTAATAGGCACATTGCACTCTACGATTTAATATTCAGGAGATTCATGGCAAGCCAAATGCAGAGTGGCTTAGTTAAGAAGGTGAAGGTGGAGGTTAAGTTAATGCGCAATGGCGACATGCTTTCAAGTAGGGTTGATGAATTCGTAACAAGCGTGATTAGGAATGGCTTCTTAGCCATATATCCGACTATTAGGGTTACTCAATTCCCAGAGTCATCAATGGAGTTACCTGTGACTGAGGAGGATGAGGTTATTGTTAAGACAGTTCACACAACATACCCGTATAGGGAAGGTGATATTGTTGCTGAAATGAAGAGGAGAAGGATAGGTAGACCATCCACTTACGCCAAGATAATAGAGACTCTTAAGAGGAGGGGTTATGTTAAGGCCCTTGGTTCAACAAAGGTATTAATCCCAACTAAACGCGGTGTAGCAGCATACATTTGCCTATCGAATGATAAGGATGTGGCTAAACTCTACTTAAGCACTAGACGCAATAAGGTTCAGGAGAATACGGAATTCGAGAGTTTACTGAAGCAGTGTAACGTTAACTTCAAGTGCCTTATAAGTGAGGATAGGACTAGAATGGTTGAGGAACACATGGATAATATTGAGAATGGAGATGAAGATTACTTAACAGTTCTGCATGAATTATTCAATGAGGCTGTTAAATATGGAATAATGCCTCAGAATTAATTAAATTCACTTGAACCGCATACGATACGTCAGTATTTAGACGATCATATTAATATTGATAATAATTGTCATATTTATGACTACTAAGTCAATTAATTTGACTAGTTTGGTACCCTATTTGGTGGTCTGAGTGCAACTGGAGACCCTTTACGAGAAGGATAGGAGAACTGTATGGATAGCCAGTTGGATTCTGCTGGCGTTAGCCCTTGGGCTACTGCTTGGGGGAGTGTACATGCAGGTGGTTCTTCATGAGACTAAGGCACCGCTATTACTTGGTATTGTGGCGGCATTACCACTTGCTATTCCACTTGAATTATGGAACTTCTCTGATCCTGACACATTATTCAGAGTTATGGCATTACAGGATAGATTCTTAGTTGCTTGCTTTGGTTTCGCAATAGGTTTAGGGGCAATACTACTATATGGTCTTAACCTGTTTACTCATCCCAACTTCGGCATTAAGGACCTATTCATAGGTGGTATAATCCTAGGTGGCCTACTCTTTGGTGTGGGGGTTGGGTTAGCAGGCTACTTCCCAGGCACCATATGGATAGCCCTTGGGCAGGGTAGGAGGGATGCATTATATGCTGTGGCTGGTGGTTTACTGGGTGCCTTCACTTGGTCAATGATATTTGGTTGGGCTAGGGGGCCATTATGGGATACATTGAACTTCGGCCCAATTACCTGGCCTAACTTATTCGGTATACCCTTCAGTGATAAAGTTGGGATGTTCGCTGGCTCAATAGTATTCGGTGTATTACTACTTCTAGTGTTCCTATTCCTACCAAGGTACCCTAAGCAGCCCATTAAGCATGCCTGTGGATTCCACCTAGCTGGTGTTGGTAAGGAGACTGTGATTAGGTTTAGCGATATGATGAATGATGACTTAGTCAAGTACCCCAATCAGAATAGGTTCCTTGTTGAGTTAATTAATGAGAGTAGTGTGAGGAATGCTAGGTTCATAATGGTACTTGGCGCCGCCTTCACCATCGAGGCTGTGGCGGTGATAATATTGCATCAGATATTTGGTGAATCAACAACGTACTCATGGATTGGTGCCCAGTTATCGTACTTAGTTAACCCGTATTGGGCTGCATCAAACCCATACTTCCAATTATTCGGTGGAATGCATATTGTTAACGGTATACCTGTGAATAAACCCTTCAGTGAAATCGGCTGGGAACCAATAACCGACTTAAGCACATTCATAGGTGGTTTAGTGTCATCATTATTCATATCAAGGAGATTCATGGGTTTCAGGAACCAGATACCGAGGGTTTGGGCTCATAGGTTTGGTGAATCAACGTGGAAGAGGTTCCTTGGTTCATTCTTCGGAGCATACCTAGTACTATTCGGTGCAAGGATGGCGAATGGATGCGCCAGTGGGCATATTTTAAGTGGGGATATTCAAATGGCTGTATCCAGTGCATTATTCCTAGTAATGGTAATGATTGGAAGCATGCTAACCCTAAGATACGTGCTGAAGCTGAGGATAAACGCCTGGGGATACGTTCAGTGAACATTTAGCTAATGCCATAATTTAAATTAAAATCATTTATTTTCACTTTACCTTAAGGGTAATCCTTTTAAGCTAGTTAACCTTACTTAGAGCCATGGGAATGAGGGTGAATATACTTGTTAAGGTGTTTGAGAGAAGAAACTCAATAATAGCCTGGGTTAATAATAAACCCATCCTAATAGTTAAGTATGGGGATAAGTTATACGGCATGGATGCTGTATGCGCTCACATGGGTTGTGCCTTACTCACTGATGTTAA from the Caldivirga maquilingensis IC-167 genome contains:
- the rgy gene encoding reverse gyrase, which translates into the protein MRDNKGDGGSGEPLVLYHGMCPNCGGPVTSDRLRDGLPCHVCLPEGSRLRAASLRVVLSELNREGRLVRLRDIFNYLMKYDEFSELFRKATGTSMWGAQRFWAKRLIKGKSFAIIAPTGSGKTTFGLVASIYVASKGGRVLMVFPTSTLAYQVYKRALTYRDSAAVNIKVITYNGLLSEKDKSEVLNAIKAGDFNILIVTNAFLPKGMEILSKYRFDLVFVDDVDSVMKASSRNIERLLQLLGVPREAIDKALEIAKISDFKEREGKVSELRRILEGRRIGSLIVSGMLTRTRRTARAALFREILGFDVGGRAEGLRNVVDLYIKPKGDLKVIILDLIRRLGDGGIIYVPTDLGREFAEELSKFLNDNGINAGLYLKPKRKLIEGFEDGSIPVLIGLATSRSALVRGIDLPHRIRYVVFAGVPKIRFRLSLKEFNPGRYIMLLSSLRVIAPSEYKTRIDKTVSSLRNIMNLSQDRINKIIEAIERGESLQGFDKYASEVISNAIKLAQDLLNRDDVREAMSKSIVNIQRMGDDIYVILPDSPAYIQGSGRTSRMYLGGITHGLSVLIVDNEAVFNSLSRDLRYRLVDFQFINYEEFNVDALLKTINEERELIRQIMTGNVPQSISQVDPLKSVLVIVESPTKARTIANFFGKPSTRVLGSLIVYEVTSGNLLLNIIATKGHVVELATEQYAQSVSSDVDYVTKFISSVTRNYYSVLKIDGNFIPIYSTIKRCPTCGRSFTDDVSKCPFDGTPLVDSSGVIEMLRDLATEVDLVLVGTDPDSEGEKIAWDVFNMLRPFVQDIRRIEFHEVTKRAILNALANPRGVNGNMVKAQLVRRIEDRWIGFGLSSYLQRAFNDRNMSAGRVQTPVLKWIIERYIEYRRNRVIRLIVRKRISDGKVLEVSFDKVTNGDETARVRHDLRDVAKDKKGLRIIITKLSESEEEVNPPPPFTTDSMLTEATARLRAGTEEVMRLAQELFEMGLITYHRTDSTRVSAVGISVAKEYLTNRFGEGVFTAREWGMGEEGAHECIRPTRPIDSEELRSLIDSGVLKLKLTNRHIALYDLIFRRFMASQMQSGLVKKVKVEVKLMRNGDMLSSRVDEFVTSVIRNGFLAIYPTIRVTQFPESSMELPVTEEDEVIVKTVHTTYPYREGDIVAEMKRRRIGRPSTYAKIIETLKRRGYVKALGSTKVLIPTKRGVAAYICLSNDKDVAKLYLSTRRNKVQENTEFESLLKQCNVNFKCLISEDRTRMVEEHMDNIENGDEDYLTVLHELFNEAVKYGIMPQN
- a CDS encoding YeeE/YedE thiosulfate transporter family protein, whose amino-acid sequence is MQLETLYEKDRRTVWIASWILLALALGLLLGGVYMQVVLHETKAPLLLGIVAALPLAIPLELWNFSDPDTLFRVMALQDRFLVACFGFAIGLGAILLYGLNLFTHPNFGIKDLFIGGIILGGLLFGVGVGLAGYFPGTIWIALGQGRRDALYAVAGGLLGAFTWSMIFGWARGPLWDTLNFGPITWPNLFGIPFSDKVGMFAGSIVFGVLLLLVFLFLPRYPKQPIKHACGFHLAGVGKETVIRFSDMMNDDLVKYPNQNRFLVELINESSVRNARFIMVLGAAFTIEAVAVIILHQIFGESTTYSWIGAQLSYLVNPYWAASNPYFQLFGGMHIVNGIPVNKPFSEIGWEPITDLSTFIGGLVSSLFISRRFMGFRNQIPRVWAHRFGESTWKRFLGSFFGAYLVLFGARMANGCASGHILSGDIQMAVSSALFLVMVMIGSMLTLRYVLKLRINAWGYVQ